One window of the Vigna radiata var. radiata cultivar VC1973A chromosome 1, Vradiata_ver6, whole genome shotgun sequence genome contains the following:
- the LOC106756411 gene encoding VQ motif-containing protein 20: MSPSNFHSKREITSTNNKNNNGLLPPPLKISKESHFIKKSSPQSSSSSSSSISTSLVNSAMPASSYRPQQQRHPVIIYTHSPKVIHTQPKDFMSLVQKLTGLSRSDSEDEDEDEDNRPPLQPLKQESGGSLAAVMGDKESDREIMIILRNEENEASSVITEENNCSSSMGENQVNSCFMAGEGPIIEPPMTPYVTMMGPSSTKFVCSSPPLMNYSDSLFFSHNLRAHIPSPATLEGTKEFRDR, from the coding sequence ATGAGCCCTTCAAACTTCCATTCAAAGAGAGAAATCACCTCCACCAATAACAAGAACAACAATGGATTGCTACCACCACCTTTGAAAATCAGCAAGGAATctcatttcataaaaaaatcatcaccacaatcctcatcttcatcctcatcatcaatATCAACCTCCCTGGTTAACAGTGCAATGCCGGCATCATCGTACAGACCACAGCAACAACGTCACCCTGTCATCATTTACACACATTCTCCAAAAGTTATCCACACTCAACCTAAGGATTTCATGTCATTGGTGCAAAAACTCACCGGCCTCTCTCGTTCGGATTCGGAGGACGAGGACGAGGACGAGGACAACCGACCGCCGCTACAACCCTTGAAGCAGGAGTCTGGTGGTAGCCTTGCGGCGGTGATGGGAGACAAGGAAAGTGATAGagaaattatgattattttgagAAACGAGGAAAATGAGGCATCGTCGGTGATAACAGAAGAAAATAATTGTAGCAGCAGCATGGGAGAAAACCAAGTTAACTCTTGTTTCATGGCAGGGGAGGGACCGATTATAGAACCTCCGATGACCCCTTACGTGACAATGATGGGGCCCAGCTCCACAAAGTTCGTGTGTTCGAGTCCGCCATTGATGAATTACTCAGATTCTTTGTTCTTCTCACATAACTTGAGGGCCCATATTCCATCACCGGCCACATTGGAAGGAACGAAAGAGTTCCGTGATCGCTGA